In the Mycolicibacter minnesotensis genome, GGTAGGAATCAGCGAGACTTCAAAGTAGTCATCGGGGTCTTCGGGGTTTGAGCCCACCGCCGAGACGGTCAGCGACGTCCCGTCAACGGTGATCGAGCCCTTTTCCACCACATAGCGCGCCAGTGCTGCCGGCAACCCGATCCGCACCACCTCCCAGTGCTGTCCCGGGGTACGGGCCAGCACCCGCCCGGTGCCGTCGACGTGGCCCTGCACGATGTGCCCGCCCAGCCGGCTGCCCAGCGCCGCCGCCCGCTCCAGGTTGACGGGGCTGCCGACCTGAAGCGACCCCAGGCTGGACCGATCCAGGGTTTCACGCATCACGTCAGCGCTGAACCGGCCGCCGGGCTGCACCTCGACCACCGTCAGGCACACGCCGTTGACGGCGATCGAGTCGCCGTGACGCGCGTCGGAGGTGACGGTGGGGCCCTCGATGACCAGGCGCGCAGCATCGGTGAGGTCCTCGCGGTCGACCAGCGCTCCGAGCTCCTCGACGATTCCGGTGAACATCAGAACAGGCTAGCGACGATCACGAGCGCGACGAAGTCGGGCGCAGTGGATCGTCGCCCCTCAGCACAGCGACGATCACGAGCGCGACGAAGTCGGGCGCAGTGGATCGTCGCCCCTCAGCACAGCGACGATCACGAGCGCGACGAAGTCGGGCGCAGTGGGCCGCATCCGTGGAACAAAGTCCCTGCTGCCCTACCTCGACCCCGCGGCCTCTATACGATGTCCCCCATGCGCAGACTTCTCATCGCCCT is a window encoding:
- a CDS encoding riboflavin synthase; translated protein: MFTGIVEELGALVDREDLTDAARLVIEGPTVTSDARHGDSIAVNGVCLTVVEVQPGGRFSADVMRETLDRSSLGSLQVGSPVNLERAAALGSRLGGHIVQGHVDGTGRVLARTPGQHWEVVRIGLPAALARYVVEKGSITVDGTSLTVSAVGSNPEDPDDYFEVSLIPTTLELTTLGRAAVGTLVNLEVDVIAKYVERLVTKATD